In Blastopirellula sp. J2-11, a single genomic region encodes these proteins:
- a CDS encoding histone deacetylase, whose translation MTLLYSDHEFLEHDTGKHPESAQRLLAVMARLEQTGLLDQCQRPLWAHATSQDIQLVHTAAMRTSVEGFSLKGGGRIEEDTVVSHDSYHVATLAVGAAMDATRRVLTGEAPNALCLVRPPGHHATPTMPMGFCLFNNVAIAAQYALTKLDLDRVLIVDWDVHHGNGTQDAFWESERAAFLSVHRYPFYPGTGDTLEIGQRAGLGYTRNLPLKFGVSRRDFIARFERALEDMAAKVRPQLILLSAGFDAHAADPVGNLGLETEDYEELSQIVLDAASVYAGGKLVSILEGGYNPEKLAESVEVHLRKLRSWT comes from the coding sequence ATGACCCTACTCTACAGCGACCACGAATTCTTAGAGCACGACACCGGAAAGCACCCGGAGTCCGCCCAACGGCTGCTTGCCGTTATGGCCCGACTCGAGCAAACAGGCCTTTTGGACCAGTGCCAGCGGCCCCTATGGGCGCATGCGACCTCGCAGGACATCCAGCTAGTTCATACCGCCGCGATGCGGACGTCGGTCGAAGGTTTCTCTCTGAAAGGAGGGGGCAGAATCGAAGAAGACACCGTCGTCTCCCATGATTCGTACCATGTTGCGACCCTGGCGGTCGGCGCCGCCATGGACGCGACACGCCGCGTTTTGACGGGAGAGGCCCCAAACGCGTTGTGCCTGGTTCGGCCGCCGGGTCATCATGCGACGCCGACGATGCCGATGGGTTTTTGCCTGTTTAACAACGTCGCGATCGCCGCCCAGTACGCGCTGACCAAGCTCGATCTCGATCGCGTGCTGATCGTCGACTGGGACGTTCATCATGGCAACGGCACGCAGGACGCATTCTGGGAGAGTGAGCGAGCCGCGTTTCTGTCGGTACATCGCTACCCGTTTTACCCCGGAACCGGCGATACGCTCGAAATCGGACAACGCGCAGGTCTCGGCTACACGCGGAACCTTCCGCTGAAATTTGGGGTCTCGCGGCGTGATTTTATTGCGAGGTTCGAGCGAGCCCTGGAAGATATGGCCGCGAAGGTCCGTCCGCAACTGATCTTGCTTAGCGCCGGCTTCGATGCCCATGCGGCCGATCCGGTCGGCAATCTGGGTCTGGAAACGGAAGACTACGAGGAACTCTCGCAAATCGTTCTCGATGCGGCTTCCGTTTATGCGGGCGGAAAACTGGTTTCGATCCTCGAAGGGGGATACAACCCCGAAAAATTGGCAGAATCGGTCGAAGTCCACCTGCGGAAACTACGCAGTTGGACCTGA
- a CDS encoding response regulator, which yields MTSQNHAEDSFASPSSRPMRFLVIDDDRLTRALLADMLSPFGECDEAADADTGLRMILGADEHHRRYDVAFVDLIMPGAGGKDLLRALRSAEDEMGLAGSDGTKVVMITSSRDTRSCVQAFMLGCESYLTKPFTSDQVEEKLREIGTLVSA from the coding sequence ATGACATCTCAAAATCACGCCGAAGATTCATTTGCTAGTCCCTCGTCACGCCCGATGCGTTTTCTGGTGATCGACGATGATCGCTTGACCCGCGCCTTGCTCGCCGACATGCTGTCGCCGTTTGGCGAGTGTGATGAAGCGGCCGACGCCGACACTGGATTGCGAATGATTTTGGGAGCCGATGAACACCACCGTCGCTATGACGTCGCCTTCGTCGATCTGATCATGCCGGGCGCCGGCGGCAAAGATCTACTGCGAGCGTTGCGTTCGGCCGAAGACGAAATGGGACTTGCCGGCAGTGATGGAACCAAAGTGGTGATGATCACCTCGTCTCGCGATACGCGCAGTTGCGTGCAAGCTTTTATGCTGGGCTGCGAATCGTACCTGACCAAACCGTTCACCAGCGATCAGGTCGAAGAGAAGCTGCGCGAGATCGGTACGCTGGTCAGCGCCTAG
- a CDS encoding S41 family peptidase: MPRRNLTIIFVIAFLSLICYGAASRNRFMRLFGESLDIISYEYVRSIDTETLFNSAMNGMTMELDQNSTYIPPVEFEDFREELDQEFGGIGIHVMYDEKNDQMLVVTPVSGTPAYAAGVQAGDVIVAIDGKKVAVDGFEKAVQRLRGVVGTTVKLQVQHIGQTKPTEIEVERARIQVASVLGDTHDGAGDWNYYLEAYPRIGYIRIESFGDLTADEFRGAWESIDGKVDGLIVDVRNNPGGYLTAAEEICDMFLDQGVIVSTRGRDGRIEEISEATSTDTIIPKDLPVVVLVNQYSASASEIVAACLQDHDRAVIIGQRSYGKGTVQSIFPLDRAQRALKITTATYWRPSEQNIHRFPDYGDDDPWGVSPNEGFDIPLSDEDLKNMLRSRSFRDVDRSNIADKAAIDAREKSEEEIELEGFVDPQMEKAIESIQSQMKDDVAAR; encoded by the coding sequence ATGCCGCGACGTAATCTTACGATCATCTTTGTCATCGCGTTTCTGTCGCTGATTTGCTACGGCGCCGCGAGTCGCAATCGGTTCATGCGATTGTTTGGCGAATCGCTCGATATCATCTCGTACGAATATGTCCGTTCGATCGATACCGAGACGTTGTTCAATTCGGCGATGAACGGAATGACAATGGAGTTGGATCAAAACTCGACCTACATACCGCCGGTCGAGTTTGAAGACTTTCGCGAAGAGCTGGATCAAGAGTTTGGCGGCATCGGTATTCACGTCATGTATGACGAGAAGAACGACCAGATGCTGGTCGTGACTCCGGTCAGTGGAACGCCTGCCTATGCTGCCGGCGTCCAGGCCGGCGACGTGATCGTGGCGATCGACGGCAAAAAGGTGGCTGTCGATGGATTTGAAAAAGCGGTGCAACGACTGCGCGGCGTGGTCGGCACGACGGTCAAGCTTCAAGTGCAGCACATTGGGCAGACCAAGCCGACCGAGATTGAGGTCGAGCGTGCCCGGATTCAAGTTGCGTCGGTCTTGGGAGATACGCACGACGGCGCCGGAGATTGGAATTACTACCTCGAAGCGTACCCGCGGATTGGCTATATCCGGATCGAGTCGTTTGGCGACTTGACTGCGGACGAGTTTCGGGGAGCTTGGGAAAGCATCGATGGCAAGGTCGACGGATTGATTGTTGACGTCCGCAATAATCCCGGCGGATATCTAACTGCCGCCGAAGAAATTTGCGATATGTTTTTGGATCAAGGAGTCATCGTTTCGACGCGTGGTCGGGATGGCCGTATTGAGGAAATCTCGGAAGCGACATCAACTGACACCATCATTCCCAAAGATTTGCCGGTGGTGGTTTTGGTCAATCAATATAGCGCCAGCGCCAGCGAAATTGTCGCCGCTTGTCTACAGGATCATGATCGGGCGGTCATCATTGGTCAGCGTTCGTACGGCAAAGGAACGGTGCAAAGCATCTTTCCGCTCGATCGTGCGCAGCGAGCATTGAAGATCACCACCGCGACCTATTGGCGTCCCAGTGAACAGAACATCCATCGCTTTCCCGATTATGGCGATGACGATCCTTGGGGCGTCTCGCCCAACGAAGGATTCGACATCCCGTTGTCCGACGAAGATCTAAAGAACATGCTGCGATCGCGCAGTTTCCGAGACGTCGACCGTTCTAATATCGCAGATAAAGCGGCCATTGATGCGCGGGAAAAGTCGGAGGAAGAAATCGAGCTGGAGGGTTTTGTCGATCCGCAGATGGAGAAGGCGATCGAATCTATTCAGTCGCAAATGAAAGACGACGTTGCGGCGCGGTAG
- a CDS encoding DUF4013 domain-containing protein — MATISDPLEAVGNDADLVASSPPETGGALVAAIPPRGWGRYIFEATCSAGEWMFGLVSLIFLLAILATIPIANMLSLGYLLEVSGRIARTGQFSEGFIGIRSAARIGSIALGTWLFFWPLRFFADLRDSANLIEPGGPVARRMTIILIVLTLAVGFHIAWAWFRGGKFRHFLWPAPLRLWRRIRTGGMFSEARDKCLGFLASLRLGYYFSLGVRGFLTTLVWLILPVGWMIAARGIENPPAAFLISLPGMLAFCFVLLYLPFMQAHFAAENRWRAMFEWREVRKQFRHAPLAFWLALLITLLFAAPLYLLKIELIDREIAWLPSLFFVALMLPARLLSGWALGCARRRGEPRHFFLRSIARLGEIPVVVSYVFIMYLALYVSWSGAYSLLEQHAFLVPAPFVGG, encoded by the coding sequence ATGGCGACGATTTCAGATCCCCTTGAAGCTGTCGGAAACGACGCCGATCTGGTGGCTTCTTCTCCACCGGAGACGGGGGGAGCTTTGGTCGCAGCGATCCCGCCACGCGGTTGGGGCCGCTACATTTTTGAAGCGACGTGCAGCGCTGGCGAATGGATGTTCGGGCTGGTTTCGCTGATTTTTCTACTCGCAATCTTGGCGACGATTCCCATCGCCAACATGCTAAGTCTCGGCTATTTGCTGGAAGTGAGTGGGCGAATTGCCCGCACCGGCCAGTTCAGCGAGGGATTTATTGGGATTCGCTCGGCGGCGAGGATTGGTTCGATCGCGCTCGGCACTTGGCTCTTTTTCTGGCCGCTTCGCTTTTTCGCCGATCTGCGGGACAGTGCGAATCTGATCGAGCCGGGCGGACCGGTCGCGCGGCGGATGACCATCATCTTGATCGTGTTGACGCTGGCTGTCGGCTTTCATATCGCGTGGGCCTGGTTCCGCGGCGGGAAGTTCCGACACTTTCTTTGGCCGGCGCCGTTGCGACTCTGGCGACGTATCCGCACCGGCGGCATGTTCTCCGAGGCTCGCGACAAGTGCTTGGGTTTTTTGGCTTCACTCCGCTTGGGCTACTATTTTTCGCTCGGCGTGCGCGGATTCCTGACGACCTTGGTTTGGCTGATCTTACCGGTCGGTTGGATGATCGCGGCTCGCGGTATCGAAAATCCGCCGGCGGCGTTTTTGATTAGCTTGCCGGGAATGTTGGCGTTTTGCTTTGTGTTGCTTTATTTGCCGTTCATGCAGGCCCATTTCGCCGCCGAGAACCGTTGGCGGGCGATGTTTGAATGGCGAGAAGTCCGCAAACAGTTTCGCCATGCTCCGTTGGCGTTTTGGTTGGCGCTGTTGATCACGCTGTTGTTTGCGGCGCCGCTCTATCTGTTGAAGATCGAATTGATCGATCGCGAGATCGCCTGGTTGCCGAGTCTGTTTTTTGTGGCGCTGATGTTGCCTGCGAGATTATTAAGCGGCTGGGCGCTTGGGTGCGCACGTCGGCGCGGCGAGCCCCGTCATTTTTTCCTGCGGTCCATCGCGCGATTGGGGGAGATTCCGGTTGTCGTGAGCTATGTCTTTATTATGTACCTGGCTTTGTACGTCTCCTGGAGCGGCGCCTATAGCCTGCTCGAGCAACATGCGTTTCTGGTGCCGGCGCCGTTTGTCGGCGGCTAG
- a CDS encoding DUF1549 and DUF1553 domain-containing protein: MWLRNLLFLGICGIAVSAVVGGLVVPQRPPQVAEIAHPLDESQQNEIQLVADRVDEQFQQVWSDAGLEIALPADELTQIRRISLGLTGTVPSLEEIRVLESRPAGDRLSWWLSKTFADRRYGDFVAERLRRAYVGVENGPFLIYRGRRFLTWLSDQLMENRRYDQLTRELISDNGLWTDAPAVNFVTATIDQDGTQRPDPVKLAGRVTRAFLATRLDCVQCHDDNMGGDLKQSDFHELASFFREAENSFVGIRDDTKAIYEYQYLYDDQTTTVASQVPFNQDLLQEGATERERLANWVTHPENRPFARAIINRIWAITTGKPLIEPVDSIPLSGSFETGEYPPGLEPLADDFIANGFDLQRLIRVIVATKAFQRDSQANFEITAAHEETWAAYPVTRLRPEQVIGAIQQAAALKTLDAESHILTQLINFGEHNDFLKRYGDAGEDEFAEQGGTIPQRLLMMNGNLVKERTKDNLLRNSATRLAILSPDPAAAVEVAFLTTLTRRPNQAEADYFVERLRDDSLNPRQKVEDLIWALLNSSEFAWNH; the protein is encoded by the coding sequence ATGTGGCTACGAAATCTGCTCTTTCTTGGCATCTGCGGAATCGCGGTCTCGGCCGTGGTCGGCGGACTTGTCGTGCCGCAGCGTCCTCCCCAAGTTGCGGAAATCGCCCATCCGCTGGATGAAAGTCAGCAAAACGAGATCCAGCTAGTCGCCGATCGCGTCGACGAGCAGTTTCAACAAGTCTGGTCGGACGCCGGTCTCGAGATCGCTCTCCCGGCGGATGAACTGACGCAAATTCGACGAATTTCCCTTGGATTGACCGGCACGGTCCCTTCCCTGGAAGAAATCCGCGTACTGGAAAGTCGCCCCGCTGGGGACCGGCTCTCTTGGTGGCTCTCCAAAACATTCGCCGATCGGCGCTATGGCGATTTCGTCGCCGAGCGACTTCGCCGCGCCTATGTCGGCGTCGAGAATGGACCGTTTCTTATCTATCGCGGACGCCGGTTTCTGACCTGGCTCAGTGATCAACTAATGGAGAACCGTCGTTACGACCAACTGACCCGCGAACTGATTTCTGACAATGGGCTGTGGACCGATGCCCCCGCGGTCAACTTTGTGACCGCGACCATCGATCAGGACGGAACCCAACGCCCCGATCCGGTGAAGTTGGCGGGGCGCGTCACGCGAGCCTTTCTAGCGACGCGACTCGACTGCGTGCAATGCCATGACGACAACATGGGGGGCGACCTGAAACAGAGCGATTTTCACGAGCTCGCTTCGTTCTTTCGCGAAGCGGAAAATTCGTTTGTCGGTATTCGTGACGATACCAAAGCTATCTACGAATATCAGTATCTCTACGACGACCAAACGACAACCGTCGCGTCCCAAGTCCCCTTCAATCAGGACCTGCTGCAAGAGGGCGCGACAGAGCGCGAACGTCTCGCCAACTGGGTGACCCATCCCGAAAACCGCCCCTTTGCCCGAGCGATCATCAATCGGATATGGGCGATCACCACCGGCAAGCCGCTGATTGAACCGGTCGACAGCATCCCGTTAAGCGGTTCGTTCGAAACCGGCGAATATCCGCCGGGCCTAGAACCGCTGGCCGATGACTTTATCGCGAATGGGTTTGATCTGCAGCGACTCATACGCGTGATTGTTGCGACCAAAGCGTTCCAACGCGATAGCCAGGCCAATTTTGAAATCACCGCTGCTCACGAAGAAACCTGGGCCGCCTATCCGGTCACTCGCTTGCGCCCCGAACAAGTGATCGGCGCGATCCAGCAAGCGGCCGCTTTGAAGACGCTCGACGCGGAAAGCCACATTCTGACGCAGCTGATCAACTTTGGCGAACACAACGATTTTCTCAAGCGTTACGGCGACGCCGGTGAAGATGAGTTCGCCGAGCAAGGAGGGACAATTCCCCAGCGCCTGTTGATGATGAACGGCAATTTGGTCAAAGAACGAACGAAAGACAATCTCCTCCGCAATTCCGCGACGCGACTGGCGATCCTTTCGCCTGATCCTGCCGCCGCTGTTGAGGTTGCATTTTTGACCACGTTAACGCGACGCCCTAACCAGGCGGAAGCAGATTACTTTGTCGAGCGATTGCGTGATGATTCGCTCAATCCTCGCCAAAAAGTAGAAGACTTGATCTGGGCATTACTGAACTCTTCCGAATTTGCCTGGAATCACTAA
- a CDS encoding DUF1501 domain-containing protein: MTIQHSQCGGADHFSRRTLLKAAGGLPWLTPLAAQLAAAAAADKSGAPAKSVIVLWMQGGPSQLETFDPHPGKMIGGDTRRISTSAAGVEISHLMPSTAEVMNRIALLRGVTSKEGDHERATYNMKTGYRPDPTLLHPAIGAVMCHELFSTGVEIPRHVSIFPNQWPAHGGFLGNKYDAFKMDDPLGDLPDLPRRVADERFAQRRKDLDILERSFTRGRRSDLEQNRTLHLSTIDKAITMMNSEQIQAFNIEDAPQSLRQDFGDTPFGRGCLCAVQLIETGVRCVEVTLSGWDSHINNHELQSGRAAELDPAFSALVRLLEERNLLKSTVVLCGGEFGRTPKINPAGGRDHWPHGFSVALAGGGIRGGACIGETDPAGSKVTPDIAGSVGIADIHATIYQTLGIDYHHMYDTPIGRPMAISEGKPIAGILA; encoded by the coding sequence ATGACTATCCAACATTCCCAGTGCGGCGGAGCCGATCATTTTTCGCGGCGAACGCTGCTCAAAGCGGCCGGCGGATTGCCTTGGTTGACGCCGTTGGCCGCGCAGTTGGCGGCGGCCGCTGCAGCCGACAAGAGCGGCGCACCCGCCAAGTCGGTCATCGTCCTGTGGATGCAGGGAGGTCCAAGCCAGCTGGAAACGTTTGATCCGCATCCCGGCAAAATGATCGGCGGCGACACCCGGCGAATCTCGACCTCCGCCGCCGGCGTCGAGATCTCCCATCTCATGCCGAGCACCGCCGAAGTAATGAACCGCATCGCGCTGCTACGCGGCGTCACCAGCAAAGAAGGAGATCACGAGCGGGCGACCTACAACATGAAAACCGGATATCGCCCTGACCCGACTCTCCTACATCCGGCGATCGGCGCTGTCATGTGCCATGAACTCTTCAGCACAGGCGTCGAGATTCCCCGGCATGTCTCGATTTTCCCCAATCAATGGCCGGCTCACGGCGGGTTCCTGGGCAACAAGTACGACGCGTTCAAAATGGATGATCCGCTGGGCGACTTGCCCGATTTGCCGCGGCGCGTCGCCGACGAACGGTTCGCCCAACGCCGCAAAGACCTGGATATCCTCGAGCGCTCGTTTACCCGCGGACGACGCTCCGATCTTGAGCAAAACCGTACGCTCCATCTGTCGACGATCGACAAAGCGATCACGATGATGAACTCCGAGCAGATCCAAGCGTTCAACATTGAAGACGCACCGCAGTCGCTGCGGCAAGATTTTGGGGATACGCCGTTCGGCCGCGGATGCTTGTGCGCGGTGCAACTAATCGAAACCGGCGTTCGCTGCGTCGAAGTGACGCTCAGCGGCTGGGACTCGCACATCAACAATCATGAACTGCAGAGCGGGCGGGCCGCGGAACTCGACCCGGCTTTCTCGGCATTGGTGCGACTGCTGGAAGAGCGTAATCTGCTGAAAAGCACCGTCGTACTATGCGGTGGAGAATTTGGACGTACGCCCAAGATCAATCCAGCCGGCGGCCGCGATCATTGGCCCCATGGGTTTAGCGTCGCGCTGGCAGGCGGCGGCATCCGCGGCGGAGCCTGCATCGGCGAGACCGATCCCGCAGGCAGCAAAGTGACGCCTGACATCGCTGGCTCGGTCGGCATCGCCGACATCCACGCGACGATCTACCAGACGCTAGGGATTGACTATCACCACATGTACGACACCCCCATCGGCCGCCCGATGGCGATCAGCGAAGGCAAGCCGATCGCTGGGATCCTGGCGTAG
- the rpsI gene encoding 30S ribosomal protein S9, whose product MSTDETGETTVETPVEADPVPAPAPVKKAKPAEGVILGTGRRKSSVARVRIKSGSGKISINGRSLEDFFPNLQDQVSFMGPLHDTDYVDKIDIRILVNGGGTSGQAGACRMGLGRALAKMDADAFPALRENGHLTRDSRMKERKKYGLRGARRGTQFSKR is encoded by the coding sequence ATGTCGACCGACGAAACAGGCGAAACAACTGTCGAAACGCCCGTAGAAGCCGATCCGGTTCCGGCTCCAGCTCCTGTTAAGAAAGCGAAGCCGGCTGAGGGGGTTATTCTTGGGACTGGTCGTCGCAAGTCGAGCGTAGCTCGCGTCCGCATCAAAAGCGGTAGCGGCAAGATCTCGATCAATGGTCGTTCGCTGGAAGATTTCTTCCCGAACCTCCAAGACCAGGTTTCGTTCATGGGCCCGCTGCATGACACCGACTATGTCGACAAGATCGATATCCGGATCTTGGTCAACGGCGGCGGCACCTCGGGCCAGGCTGGCGCTTGCCGCATGGGCCTTGGTCGTGCTCTGGCGAAGATGGACGCCGACGCTTTCCCGGCACTGCGAGAAAATGGTCACCTGACCCGCGATTCTCGCATGAAGGAACGCAAAAAGTACGGTCTGCGTGGCGCTCGCCGCGGAACTCAGTTCTCGAAGCGTTAA
- the rplM gene encoding 50S ribosomal protein L13, producing the protein MSTTTFMAKTGQVDQQWWLVDAEDQIVGRLASDLAMILMGKHRPTYTPHVDTGDYVVVVNAEKVKFTGGKWDKKEYNWYTGYPGLRTETAGKRLERHPDWILRDAVRRMLPKNKLATKMLDKLKIFVGPEHEHQAQQPQPLTGLGQVKQKKRK; encoded by the coding sequence ATGTCGACTACAACTTTCATGGCGAAGACCGGTCAAGTCGATCAGCAATGGTGGCTGGTCGATGCGGAAGACCAGATCGTCGGTCGCTTGGCGAGCGATTTGGCCATGATTTTGATGGGGAAGCACCGCCCCACCTATACCCCCCATGTCGACACTGGCGATTATGTCGTTGTCGTGAATGCTGAGAAGGTGAAGTTCACCGGCGGCAAATGGGACAAAAAAGAATACAATTGGTACACCGGTTACCCGGGGCTGCGTACCGAAACGGCTGGCAAGCGCCTGGAGCGTCACCCTGACTGGATCTTGCGAGATGCGGTCCGTCGGATGCTGCCGAAAAACAAGCTGGCGACCAAGATGCTCGACAAACTGAAGATCTTCGTCGGTCCTGAGCATGAACATCAAGCCCAGCAGCCGCAGCCGCTCACGGGGCTGGGTCAAGTCAAACAAAAGAAACGCAAGTAA
- a CDS encoding NAD(P) transhydrogenase subunit alpha has product MIIAVVRENFPGEQRVALIPASLAPLQKAGAEILVETGAGVAAGFLDADYEAAGAKIVSSRADAFAQSDIVFQVRSLGANPEAGRVDLDLVKPGQILVGGCDPLGNPAAIGEMAGKQATQFALELIPRITRAQSMDMLSSQATISGYRAVLIAAIELPKIFPMLMTAAGTLKPAKVFVIGAGVAGLQAIATAKRLGAVVLGYDVRKEAQEQIESLGGKAVDFHLESSGAQDKGGYAKDLGEDFYKKQREFMADTVRECDIVITTAAIPGKKSPLLVTTDAVNGMRPGSVLVDLAAERGGNIEPSQADTRVEHNGVLILGPTNLPSEVPQHASQMFSSNITKFLLNMVKDRELKMNSEDEIIASTLVARDGEVVHHRIREMLGLAANEPPQSPAENDKIPLDGDDEPAPPSEGNAT; this is encoded by the coding sequence ATGATTATTGCCGTCGTACGCGAAAATTTTCCGGGTGAACAGCGTGTCGCCCTGATACCCGCGTCCCTCGCCCCGTTACAAAAAGCTGGCGCCGAAATTCTCGTCGAAACCGGCGCTGGAGTCGCCGCCGGCTTTCTGGACGCCGATTATGAAGCCGCGGGAGCCAAAATTGTCTCCTCCCGAGCGGACGCCTTCGCACAGTCCGACATCGTCTTCCAGGTTCGCTCCCTCGGCGCCAACCCAGAAGCGGGGAGAGTCGACCTCGATTTGGTCAAACCGGGCCAAATCCTTGTCGGTGGATGCGATCCGCTCGGCAACCCTGCCGCGATCGGCGAAATGGCCGGCAAACAGGCCACTCAGTTCGCCCTGGAACTAATTCCCCGCATTACCCGTGCACAAAGCATGGATATGCTCTCATCCCAAGCGACGATCTCCGGCTATCGCGCCGTTTTGATCGCGGCGATCGAGTTGCCCAAGATCTTCCCGATGCTGATGACTGCGGCTGGCACGCTGAAGCCCGCCAAAGTCTTTGTGATCGGCGCCGGCGTCGCAGGCTTGCAAGCGATCGCCACGGCGAAGCGACTAGGCGCTGTTGTGCTAGGCTATGACGTTCGCAAAGAAGCGCAAGAGCAGATCGAAAGTCTCGGCGGTAAAGCGGTCGACTTTCACCTCGAATCGAGCGGAGCGCAAGACAAAGGAGGTTACGCCAAAGATTTGGGCGAAGACTTCTATAAGAAACAGCGCGAGTTCATGGCCGACACGGTTCGCGAGTGCGATATCGTCATCACCACCGCCGCAATCCCAGGCAAAAAATCGCCGCTGCTGGTGACCACAGATGCGGTCAACGGCATGCGGCCCGGCTCGGTCTTGGTCGATCTGGCCGCCGAGCGCGGAGGGAATATCGAGCCGAGTCAGGCCGACACGCGCGTCGAACACAACGGCGTGCTGATCCTGGGGCCAACTAATCTTCCCTCGGAAGTTCCCCAACACGCCAGCCAAATGTTCTCGAGCAACATCACCAAGTTCCTGCTCAACATGGTGAAAGATCGAGAGCTGAAGATGAACTCCGAGGACGAGATCATCGCTTCAACGCTGGTCGCTCGCGATGGTGAAGTCGTCCATCATCGGATTCGCGAGATGTTAGGCCTCGCGGCGAACGAACCGCCGCAATCGCCAGCGGAAAACGACAAAATACCGCTGGATGGTGATGATGAACCGGCGCCTCCCTCAGAAGGAAACGCAACATGA
- a CDS encoding NAD(P) transhydrogenase subunit alpha — translation MVASLTIFILAIFIGFELITKVPPTLHTPLMSGSNAISGISIVGALIAASAGDSWLAAFIGLIAVILATINVVGGYLVTHRMLEMFKPKR, via the coding sequence TTGGTCGCTAGTTTGACGATTTTCATTTTGGCGATCTTCATCGGCTTCGAGCTCATTACCAAAGTGCCGCCGACGCTGCATACGCCGCTGATGTCCGGCTCCAACGCGATCAGCGGAATCTCGATCGTCGGAGCCTTGATCGCCGCGAGCGCCGGCGATTCGTGGCTGGCCGCTTTCATCGGTCTGATCGCCGTCATCTTGGCGACGATCAACGTGGTGGGAGGTTATCTAGTGACGCATCGCATGCTGGAAATGTTCAAACCGAAACGATAA